The Bombus pascuorum chromosome 11, iyBomPasc1.1, whole genome shotgun sequence genome has a window encoding:
- the LOC132911801 gene encoding SRR1-like protein, translating to MRDSGEFKLVTRRKKRIPHVRNICHTSTILTTNDDDDGNLNINYETLFGKLLEAEVEVKNSSFADNVFHYLKDSLTALNSSGICDILCYGLGHFSTHRSSKYQLALLLSLKKHYNPQIYVYDPVFSSEEIKFLKQLDFNVITINEECKRIIGDNVTLVYMPHCSVHLINNFLYANWCKNLNKCILLTNSFSIVADDLRKTNKSSPIDYVFRIRPYVTEIALRNDFIYEEVFNDLSIHTFLEQNINVIPESFWSTREKPCYQDIDIDYLTAKQTKEIDAKNCNKQDEN from the exons atGCGAGACAGTGGGGAATTTAAACTCGTAACTCGTCGAAAGAAACGTATACCTCATGTTCGAAATATATGCCATACGAGCACAATTTTAACCACTAACGATGACGATGATGGTAATCTGAACATTAATTACGAAACACTGTTTGG aaagcTACTAGAGGCTGAAGTTGAagtaaaaaattcatcgtttgCTGACAatgtttttcattatttaaaagattcttTAACTGCTTTAAATAGCAGTGGCATTTGTGATATATTGTGCTATGGTTTGGGTCATTTTTCTACTCACAGATCCTCTAAATATCAATTGGCATTACTCTTATCTTTGAAAAAACATTATAACCCtcaaatttatgtatatgaCCCAGTTTTTTCTTCTGAAGAAATCAAGTTTCTAAAACAGCttgattttaatgttataacAATTAATGAAGAATGCAAACGCATTATAGGTGATAATGTTACATTGGTATACATGCCACATTGTTCAGTACATTTAATCAACAATTTCCTTTATGCAAATTGGTGTAAAAACTTAAATAAGTGCATTCTCTTGACAAATAGTTTTTCAATAGTTGCTGATGACTTGAGAAAAACAAATAAGTCCAGTCCTATTGATTATGTGTTTCGTATTCGACCTTACGTTACAGAAATTGCTTTACGAAATGATTTCATATATGAAGAAGTATTCAATGACTTAAGTATTCATACATTTcttgaacaaaatattaatgtaattcCTGAAAGTTTTTGGAGTACACGAGAAAAGCCTTGCTATCAAGATATAGATATTGATTATTTGACTGCTAAGCAAACTAAGGAAATAGATGCTaagaatt